One window from the genome of Choloepus didactylus isolate mChoDid1 chromosome 2, mChoDid1.pri, whole genome shotgun sequence encodes:
- the LOC119512651 gene encoding olfactory receptor 10R2-like translates to MANSTSVTEFLLLGFSSLGELQLVLFVIFLSLYLIILSGNITIISVIRLDRNLCTPMYFFLCVLSISETFYTIVILPKMLINLLSVLRTLSFVSCVTQMFFFLGFAVTNCLILGAMGYDRYAAICQPLHYHILMSWRVCGQLAATCIASGFLTSLVGTTLVFSLPFCGPNQVDHYFCDISPVIHLACADTHINELLIFIGGVLVLLVPLFFICVSYGFIVLTILRIPSAEGKRKAFSTCASHLTVVIVHYGCASFIYLRPSARYTSGKDRLVTVTYTIITPLFSPMVYSLRNKDVQMAIQRIIGKAGFFPKTL, encoded by the coding sequence ATGGCCAATTCCACCTCTGTCACTGAGTTCCTACTACTGGGCTTCTCAAGCCTTGGGGAACTGCAGCTTGTCCTCTTTGTgatctttctttccctctatttGATCATCCTGAGTGGAAACATCACCATCATCTCAGTCATCCGCCTAGATCGCAACCTCTgcacacccatgtacttctttctgtgtgtcctttctaTCTCTGAGACCTTCTACACAATTGTTATCCTGCCCAAGATGCTTATCAACCTGCTATCTGTACTCAGGACACTTTCCTTCGTGAGTTGTGTCACCCAGATGTTCTTCTTCCTTGGTTTTGCAGTCACCAATTGCCTGATTCTGGGAGCGATGGGTTATGATCGCTATGCTGCCATCTGCCAGCCTTTGCACTACCACATTCTTATGAGCTGGAGGGTATGTGGACAATTGGCAGCCACTTGTATTGCTAGTGGCTTCTTGACATCTCTGGTAGGAACAACTTTGGTCTTTAGCCTCCCTTTCTGTGGCCCCAACCAGGTCGACCACTACTTTTGTGATATTTCACCTGTCATCCATCTTGCCTGTGCTGATACCCACATCAATGAACTGCTCATCTTCATTGGTGGGGTCTTGGTGCTTCTTGTGCCCTTGTTCTTCATCTGCGTCTCCTATGGCTTCATTGTCCTCACCATCCTGAGGATCCCTTCAGCTGAAGGCAAGCGAAAAGCCTTCTCGACCTGTGCCTCCCATCTCACTGTGGTCATTGTCCACTATGGCTGTGCTTCCTTTATCTACCTGCGACCTTCAGCCAGATACACATCAGGCAAAGACAGGCTGGTGACGGTGACCTATACCATCATCACCCCATTGTTTAGCCCCATGGTGTACAGCCTCAGGAACAAAGACGTCCAGATGGCCATTCAAAGAATTATTGGCAAGGCTGGGTTTTTCCCTAAGACTTTATAG